In the Ranitomeya imitator isolate aRanImi1 chromosome 2, aRanImi1.pri, whole genome shotgun sequence genome, tggccaccttagaagtctccagtgctttctctcaaaccattttctagtgctttttgaagtgtgtttcgggtcattgtcctgctggaagacccatgacctctgagggagacccagctttctcacactgcaccctacattatgctgcaaaatttgttggtagtcttcagacttcataatgccatgcacacagtcaagcagtccagtgccagaggcagcaaagcaaccccaaaacatcagggaacctccgccatgtttgactgtagggactgtgttcttttctttgaatgcctctttttatctcctgtaaactctatgttgatgcctttacccaaaaagctctacttttgtctcatctgaccagagaacattctttcaaaacgttttaggctttttcgggtaagttttggcaaactccagccaggcttttttatgtctctgggtaagaagtggggtcttcctgggtctcctaccatacagtcccttttcattcagaagccgacggatagtacaggttgacactgttgtaccctcggactgcagggcagcttgaacttgtttggatgttagtcgaggttctttatccaacatctgcacaatcttgcgttgaaatctcttgtcaatttttccgtccacatttagggaggttagccacagtgccatgggctttaaacttcttgatgacactccgcacggtagacacgggaacattcaggtctttggagatggacttgtagccttgagattgctcatgcttcctcacaatttggtttctcaagtcctcagacagttctttggtcttctttcttttctccatgctcaatgtggtacacacaaggacacaggacagaggttgagtcaactttaatccatgtcaactggctgcaagtgtgatttagttattgccaacaactgttaggtgccacaggtaagttacaggtgctgttaattacacaaattagggaagcatcacatgatttttcgaacagtgccaatacttttgtccacccccttttttatgtttggtgtggaattatatccaatttgactttaggacaattctttttgtgttttttcatttaagacaaattatatgaagataataataacaaagaatttgtgattgcaatcattttcaggaagaaactgagtattatctgacagaattgcaggggtgttaatacttttggccatgactgtagcctgCGTGATTCGCCCCCTACCGTCCTGTACAGGACCTGCTCCAGTCTCCATCTTATTATTTGCTGGGTACATTTTTCTCATCCCCCCTTGTTGCAATTTTTAAAAACCACTAGCAGAAAAGCCTTCAGATCCCGGAGGGGTGCACCGTCGAGTGCTATCGGATTCAGCAGGACAGCCAGATATGTGAAGGAATTATGCACACCTTACATGAGGAAATTTGTAGGAAATTGTTTTCTTTTTTAATGCAGACTATTGAGAAAGTTAACTAATTTTGTAAAGGTGACCATGGATCTAGACCTCCGGTTAGCGAATGTAAACAATCTAGGACTTCATAAAGGAGGTTTTAAGCCTGTCCTGCGTACATGTGTGCACAGACCGTTACTACACCGATACCCTGGAATAAGCCGTACATTGGTGGTTTATTGGGGCTCTTAGGAGCCGACCATACATTGCAACATTTCTCTGCAGGAAAACTGCAGAAGTATAGAAAATTGCAAACTTTATACAAGTGTTGCCCTGACTGCACCCGAGACCCTATTGTAGGCTGCTATCCACGGTCACCGTGCCGTCCTTTACATGATCCCTTGCTCAGTCTGCATTTGTCGGACGTCCTGGTGCTGTCAGTATCTTGTTCCGTCTTCTGTAGTTCTAGCAGAAGTACCGCGGATGTAATGCGTACGATGCAGTCACCCACCTTGGCATCACAGCCTCTTATAACGACCGCACCACAATGATACGAGACGAAGACCAAACTAAAGGTGGGAAGAGACATTACCTGCAGATTTGACAGCTGGGTGAACGCCTTGTCACATCCAGGATGTACGCATTTATAGGGTCTGTCGCCTGTGTGAATcctgcagagaagaaaaaaaacaaaaaaagaatggCATGAATAAAGCACACTGGCAATGGCGGCAGGCGTGGGACGGCGGCGCAGGGAGGGGAGGAGGATGTTAATGGGAGGAGGGCTGGAATGAGCAGACAGGATGTCATCCCTCCCCTGACCCGGTTTCCATTCAGACACGTGTGCATGCGGTTGGTGGAGGGGAAGGAGGGTGCATGCTGGTGTCGGGGCTCCCCCAGCTCTCTCCTCCTGCCCCCTTACCGTGTATGTTGCTGGAGGTGAGAGAGCTGGCGGAAGGCCTTCTGACAGTAGCGGCAGTTGTAGGGCTTGGCCCCCGAGTGGATGCGCACGTGCTGGGTCAGGTAGGAGCTGTTGGCGAAGGTTTTGGAGCAGTGCGGGCACTTGTGAGGCTTGGACACCACAATATGCACCTTCGTGTGGATTCTGCCAGAACAACACAATGGTTGGGACAGAAAATAATTTCCGGGAACGGTGTATGCAGCCTGCCAATTATCAGCACGAGGCCAGTGGGGGGCAAAACAGCGGCAGGGGAGGGGCGCATGGGGCAATACGGGTCTATACATAACACTGGGATGGCAGGGTACGGTCACCAACTTCTGCAGCTTTCCGAATATTTCTCACAGCTGATGGCCCAGACTATATGCTGCGAGATCAATACGTCAGCCGCACGTCACAGTCCGGCTCACAGCCGATACTGTGGatttgtagcaaaccctcagctgtgagatgtATTAGCCCTGTACAGGTGTTCAGCCAAGAATGGTCTTCATTCACttactgcaagcagagatcttgaaaaccgAAAAACAAAAACTAAGGCTGCTGACACAGGTCCTGCAGCCAAAGATCGCTCGCTGCCGAATCGCAGGTGAATAGTccaaagctgaaaaaaaaaataagaatccaACGGGTTCTCACCTTTTGCGACTTTGTTTGGGGCTGCATTCACCTGCGATGTGGCCGCATGTATCGCAACTTGTACAACTAGCTTTAGAAAGTTGCAGAAATTTCCATTCTATAATCAAAGGGGCCGTCACATCAGACAAAACCCGTTGCATGCAGGTCGCCCACTCCCGCACCCATTCTCTGCCAGGGAAGTATAGTAGGACAAGGTGGCCAGTCCATTTACTACATGGAGGGTCTCGAGAAGGCCAGAATGGGGTATACGATTCTGTAGCATCTGTATCCCACGGTGGGTTATACAGAGGGGCTGTCTTCACGAGACAACCCCTTTAGATGGGAACCTCCGCTAAGTCCCATACACCGGAAAGAGATGGGGCTGCAACACCCGGCGTATAAATGGCGCTAAGTGATTCAGCCCCCTCATTCTTGTCCTGGAGGGTCAGATGTCCTTCTTATGGATAGGGAAATAAAGGTTGAGTTCAGGAGAACCCCTTTTTCTTTTGAAGGCGTTAACTACACGTAAGCGTTGACTATAGAGTGGAGCCGGACAATATGGTTGCACAGTTAGAACTGCCGATGACGGGTTCTGCGCTTTACCCCAACCCACTAGAGAAGCGGTGGGCCCGGGGATGGACTGTGTGCATGTAGAGATGTACATGGTGCGTACACTGTTAGGTGGGTGGGGAACATGCTGGTGTCGGGGCTCCCCCAGCTCTCTCCTCCTGCCCTCTTACCGTGTATGTTGCTGGAGGTGAGAGAGCTGGCGGAAGGCCTTCAGACAGTAGCGGCAGCTGTAAGGCTTGGCCCCCGAGTGGATGCGCACATGCTGAGTCAAGTAGGAGCGGTTGGCGAAGGATTTGGAGCAGTACGGACACTTGTGGGGCTTGGAGACCGCACTATGCACCTTCGTGTGGATCCTGCCAGAACAACACAAAGGTTGGGGTCTGCGACCATGGTGAAGATGATGGTGGTGATGCGGGTGTCATATGTATGCAAGCGAGGGTGATCCTGCTGCTGTAAGAGGGTCCTAATACGTGAAAATACTCCGCTCCTAATAACGTATATCAGGCCTGAGCTCACCTGCTGCAACACACCTGACTGTGCGGCCCGGATAGTATGCGAGGCCTCTGCAAAACTCATTAAAGGGCTTTACTTTTCCTTTCACTCCCCGACCCCAATGTGTAGCTTGCTGCTTTCATTAATTCATTATATAACACAAGTCTCAATCTTGTGGCTTTCCAGCtttgtggaactacaactcccagtttCAGGATAGGATCTACACCAAAAGCAAAAGGGTGGAATAGACCCATCGGAGGGAAAAATGCAAAGATTCGGCCAAATTTCACCATCTTGGTGAAAGTGGGCACGGTCAATTGTGGCCTGGCACAGCCACAACAGAATACACTGGAGGTTTGAGACTGCCCAAAAAGTGAGCAAAATTAATTAAAAGGAGCTTCCAAGACTTTGCTCAATCCTTAGGTTCAGTCATCAACTTCAGATCAGGGGTCCGACGTTAGATACTTAACCGATCAGCTGACTGTACATTGTATAGATCAGCGGATCGATTTGCAGGACCATGACCCAGCGACCATCGGAGTACAGCCCTGCTCACCTCCTCTCTGCGTCCCCGACAGGTAGTAGGAGGTGCAGATACATCGTGGGACGCATCCGTTACTATAGGATTTACAGAACGCCAGGTTGGACTTTGCTTTCTTCTCCAACGCTTTTCTAAGTAGAAAACTCATATATTGGATGGATAAAAAACTGGGAGAGTTGGAAGCCTTTTTAAGGGGTTTCTAGCGGGAGAAGTCCTCAGTATCGGCTGATTACAGATCCCGCGGCTGCATGTTCTTGTTGTATGGCGTCAGAATGGCGCAGCAACCTACACTctagtggccgttctcaggtactgcagctctcctgGCTTTGAATCTGTGCTCCCTTACACCCCACACTTGGTATAATTCACTGCCTATAATCTGCTCAGCGTATTCCTTTGACCATTATATGAGGGGAGTGACTATGTGGCAATGATAATGTATAATGGCTACCTTCTGTGGAGGATGGACTCGGCTGCAGGGGggaatcttttttccacaaaagcCTTACAGGTTGAATATCAGGATCACCAATTCTTGTAGATGGAGCAATTAAAAATATATATCCAAAAATGGAGCTGTAATGTATACATGAACAAATGATCATCTCGCGGGACCCTGATCCAGCGGCAGTGAGACCATTCAGTGGCCGTGGACGGGATCCCTGGAAATTGCCTATTTTGATTAGCCGGCTCAGCACCGTCATCATTGTTGGTGTGACACGCACGACGTCAGGTCGGCTAATTAAAAGAGGAGCTGGCAGTACAAGTACACAGGAGGGCTCCCGCCCAGCGGCCACGGAGTAGACTTGGGTCCTGTGAATGTGTTCACTTATTTCTAATATTGGGGCTGAGGTGCGGGGGAAGTGATGTGCCCTTACTGCTGTAGGGGCGATGGAGCGGTGACCTGGGCGCCTGCCGTGTGCTGCACCCGAGCGAGCAAGTAGCTGTTAGCGGGAAGAAGAGACAAGGCACCAGTATGGAGCAGATATGGATGAAACGTGAACATGGCGGAGGGAAGGCTAGACAGGATATTAGTGATGGAAATGGAATAGACAAGGGATGAACATGGCACAATGAAACGAAGTCCATGATGTGAACAACAAGTAGGGTGAATAAGAAGCAACGGCAGAGAAAAAGATACCAGCTGATGTGGGGCagagcaaacaaacaaaaaaaaaaaaacggggaatGTAGGTTATGGGGAGCCGAGAATGCAAATCAACCTGATGGAAGTTTGGAGGCTGCAAAACTGTAGAACAAGAAACTGGAGAGAGCCAGAGATCGGCTGCAAGGAGGGGAGAACATACTGCAGAAAGACGGCCGctgcagcctgaatctgacccagaGATGAATGCAGACCGCTCTCTGCAGACCCGACATCACAGCCACATCCACCAATTCATCCACTATGGCAGGTCAGAagcgaaatctactgtttgggccaaTATCGGGATGTCTTGGGGCTGGAAGTGGTGGCCACCCAGAAGCAATAActctattattatattattacttgTATCGGGTCTGGGGTCTTAACCTTTAGGGGCTTAATGTAGGATCTGATCGATTTTACCAGCCTGGTCTTGGTTCTGATAGTACACAGGGTTTTGGGTCCGATACATTGTCTGCATGAGTTTTGGGGACGGGATTTCACATTAACAATAAATCTTGCTGTAAGAGCTACTGCAAAGTTTAAGAAAAGTTACCCAGAAGACATCTTTACTGTTGACCTTTATGGGACCACAGACCTGTTAAGCGGACTCTTTCCAAAAAAAAGTTGTGTCCAAGACATCTATTTGGGGGACCTGTTCTTTGTATAGATCGTCAATGTCAAGATTGATGGGGGTCCAAAACTCTAAAGCCCACCAATTGAAACCCAGAACAGCACCGTACACTGTAGTGGCTGTTCTCAGgtacttcaccgatgcctccaccttgtgccagtcattacactggctacccattcactacagggtccagtataaactcatctctcacccacaaagctctccacagttctgcaccgccttatatctcctctctcatctccgtctatcgccctacacgtgccctccgttctacaaatgacctaagactaacgtcccccgtaatccgaaactcgcacctccgtcttcaagacttctctcgtgctgcgccagcattctggaatgcacttccccagacgatcagactgatacctagccccgacctattcaagcgcgctttaaaaacccatctcttcaaacaagcctaccacatcaactactcggtaaactacctttgtcctgttccctccttccaaatattactctgaatctgcaccctacaattcatctgtctccacaccctccatgcacacgataactgcacttgatacttgactattgcacttaaacaaacgggctgatgaccggatcatgcagctttgtatgaaaatccctatttattataattgccagacctgaaataacaagcacttctcacctattgtgtcccccaattccttgtagattgtaagcttgcgagcagggacttctcccctaatgtcactgtttaaattgtcttaacttgtactgaatttattgtctgtacatgtccccgcttaatcgtaaagtgctgcggaatatgttggtgctatataaataaaaattattattattactgcagcTTAGCTCCTGCTGAAGTGAGTGGCGTCCGATCGGCAGTACCCACAACGGTTCTATGAAGTTTTCTACACTGTTTACAGGTGGCCACCTTGGCAGCAGCAAACCGAGGGTCCTTGACAGCACCGACTGTCGTTCccgcaccgatctgatattgatcagCTATCCTAACAATAAGTCCTTGAAACCACTTCAGTACTGGATCTAATGGCTTGAGGTACCAGAAAAGCATGGGAAATGCAGATGGATAAAGTTGGAAGCAGCAGTCAGAGGAAATGTTAAGATTGTAAAGTGTCCTCTGTTCAGAAGAAGTTAATAAGGAATATTAGGGGTAAACAAGAGGGTGGAAACGATggcagaaaatgaagggtgaacgtTGACACAAAGGACTCAAGTGACATCGGAagcagaaaacaacaatacatggtGGTGTGATCAGAAAGATGGTGACGTCTCAGCGCCGTATACAAGGACACATGACTGCTGTGTACATGGAGGAGGCAAGAAACACGTGACACGATGTCCGAATGGAAACTCTCCCTGGTATCGATGAAAATAAGTGTGAGACGGGCGGACTCCGCACCCTGCAATATCATCACATTCACATCCTATATCGACCTGCCGCTAGAACTGGGACCCTCAGCCAGGGTCCGAGAGAGCCCCTATTAGAGAAGTATCCATCATCCTGTAGATTAATGTAGATAACGTGAAATGAATGTGTCAGCCTCATCCAGTTTGCACCTAGTTCACACATGTCCAAACCGGCAATGTGTCCCTGCTCCTCTTACCGTGTGTGCTGCTGCAGGTGAGACAGCTGGCGGAAGGCTTTCTGACAGTAACTGCAGGTATACGGCTTGGCCCCAGAATGGATCCGCACGTGCTGAGCCAAGTAAGAACTGTTGGCAAAGGTTTTCGAGCAATGAGGGCACTTGTGGGGCTTGGCCTCCGTGTGAGATTTGGAGTGAATCTGCATCTCGGACTTGGAGTAGAAGGTGATGGCGCACATCCGGCATCTGAAAAAGATTGTCAGCTCTGGTGATTATAACATAGGGGGAAGGGGGAGGGAATATGATGGAGGAATAGCAGACGACGTACACAAAGTTACTGAagacaggtgagaacctgctgcattAAAATGGCAtttcttccttaaaaaataataaaatgtcctAGTGATCACCAATTTGGGCCTCAAAAGGGATCACTTCTGGCCGAGATGGGAATATCTAGCCATATGCGGAAGCCAGAGGTGGTCGTGATAAGGGAAAACGTCAAACACGCACATATAGTTTTGCAAATAAGGTTTTGTTTTAAAGTTGCACAATAAGCTGCaggagcaaaaataaaaaaaatgataatatttttttagatagaagtgcataatactatattagCATTATGGCTTAAAGGGACTGTTCAACAAGGCCAACCCCCTTAACTTGGTGGCAGATACGTCCCCTGATGCTAAACCAGTCCCCAGGGGTCCAGCGGCTAGGTCTCAGGCCTGCGATTCTTACGGCCGGTCAATGCAGCTGCTGGGAAGTCCACGTGGGCCCCTGTGGAGAAGCCATTATTTGCCATTTATATTCCCTAGTGGCCCACTAGTCGCACATTACAACGTGATCATTACCTGTAGGTCTTCCCATCTTTATGGTGGTCTTCATCGTCTTCATTGGACAAGTCATACGGGTCGTGCAGCTCCGGTAGTGTAGGTTCTGGGATCCTCTTCTTCTTCCGCCCGCGGCCTGATCTTTGGATACCTAAAATTCCCATCTCTGGGATCTTCGCCTTGGTGAGTTCAGACACGACTTGTAATGCCTGGGAGCCGGGCAGGGTTGACACAATCATGGTGGAAGGGGCAGAAATGGGAAATGTCTGACCAGAAGATGATGGCGTGGTCACTAGAGATCCAGAAGGAGATGTAATGACCAGGCCAGCTGCAGGAAGAGAGCACAGAGACACGTCAGGAGAGTGGACGGGGCATTATTAACAGTACACCTGGGGTAACTTTAGCTGCTTTTAGTCAATATGCTGCCATCTTAGCTCCTTATTCCTTTTcttatgcagtcactgtgtactccaCTGCACGCAGTATCTTTGGCTGGTAATTCCCAATATGATTCTGCATCTTCAGACTGCATTTTCTCTAACGACCCAGAATTTGCACATAAAAGTGCTGAAACTCACACGGTCTGTCTATGCTAGAGGGTCCAGTGACTTCAATGATATGCAGCTTCAGTCAAGTTTtctctgcctcctgcttgtaaTAAGAGCAGACAAGGAGAAACCTATCACAAGCAGGAGACAGTGACATAC is a window encoding:
- the ZNF384 gene encoding zinc finger protein 384 isoform X9, with protein sequence MEESHFNSSYFWPAVPTVSGQIDNSMFLNKVKEQLIQEKGCNLGTHYPTLLTVPTSMSLPAGISVDGDNKVEIHGIPHSQASVTQNITVLPVPTTGLMTATGLVITSPSGSLVTTPSSSGQTFPISAPSTMIVSTLPGSQALQVVSELTKAKIPEMGILGIQRSGRGRKKKRIPEPTLPELHDPYDLSNEDDEDHHKDGKTYRCRMCAITFYSKSEMQIHSKSHTEAKPHKCPHCSKTFANSSYLAQHVRIHSGAKPYTCSYCQKAFRQLSHLQQHTRIHTKVHIVVSKPHKCPHCSKTFANSSYLTQHVRIHSGAKPYNCRYCQKAFRQLSHLQQHTRIHTGDRPYKCVHPGCDKAFTQLSNLQSHRRQHNKDKPFKCHNCHRAYTDSSSLEVHLSTHTVKHAKVYTCSICSRAYTSETYLMKHMRKHNAPDASQPPPTQVLTSQAHFTPVSQAPTSDGPQCSFDMSPFKTDHHKDLCLTVATSTIQVEHLASS
- the ZNF384 gene encoding zinc finger protein 384 isoform X10, producing the protein MEESHFNSSYFWPAVPTVSGQIDNSMFLNKVKEQLIQEKGCNLGTHYPTLLTVPTSMSLPAGISVDGDNKVEIHGIPHSQASVTQNITVLPVPTTGLMTATGLVITSPSGSLVTTPSSSGQTFPISAPSTMIVSTLPGSQALQVVSELTKAKIPEMGILGIQRSGRGRKKKRIPEPTLPELHDPYDLSNEDDEDHHKDGKTYRCRMCAITFYSKSEMQIHSKSHTEAKPHKCPHCSKTFANSSYLAQHVRIHSGAKPYTCSYCQKAFRQLSHLQQHTRIHTKVHSAVSKPHKCPYCSKSFANRSYLTQHVRIHSGAKPYSCRYCLKAFRQLSHLQQHTRIHTGDRPYKCVHPGCDKAFTQLSNLQSHRRQHNKDKPFKCHNCHRAYTDSSSLEVHLSTHTVKHAKVYTCSICSRAYTSETYLMKHMRKHNAPDASQPPPTQVLTSQAHFTPVSQAPTSDGPQCSFDMSPFKTDHHKDLCLTVATSTIQVEHLASS
- the ZNF384 gene encoding zinc finger protein 384 isoform X2; the protein is MEESHFNSSYFWPAVPTVSGQIDNSMFLNKVKEQLIQEKGCNLGTHYPTLLTVPTSMSLPAGISVDGDNKVEIHGIPHSQASVTQNITVLPVPTTGLMTATGLVITSPSGSLVTTPSSSGQTFPISAPSTMIVSTLPGSQALQVVSELTKAKIPEMGILGIQRSGRGRKKKRIPEPTLPELHDPYDLSNEDDEDHHKDGKTYRGPRGLPSSCIDRPCRMCAITFYSKSEMQIHSKSHTEAKPHKCPHCSKTFANSSYLAQHVRIHSGAKPYTCSYCQKAFRQLSHLQQHTRIHTKVHSAVSKPHKCPYCSKSFANRSYLTQHVRIHSGAKPYSCRYCLKAFRQLSHLQQHTRIHTKVHIVVSKPHKCPHCSKTFANSSYLTQHVRIHSGAKPYNCRYCQKAFRQLSHLQQHTRIHTGDRPYKCVHPGCDKAFTQLSNLQSHRRQHNKDKPFKCHNCHRAYTDSSSLEVHLSTHTVKHAKVYTCSICSRAYTSETYLMKHMRKHNAPDASQPPPTQVLTSQAHFTPVSQAPTSDGPQCSFDMSPFKTDHHKDLCLTVATSTIQVEHLASS
- the ZNF384 gene encoding zinc finger protein 384 isoform X7, yielding MEESHFNSSYFWPAVPTVSGQQIDNSMFLNKVKEQLIQEKGCNLGTHYPTLLTVPTSMSLPAGISVDGDNKVEIHGIPHSQASVTQNITVLPVPTTGLMTATGLVITSPSGSLVTTPSSSGQTFPISAPSTMIVSTLPGSQALQVVSELTKAKIPEMGILGIQRSGRGRKKKRIPEPTLPELHDPYDLSNEDDEDHHKDGKTYRCRMCAITFYSKSEMQIHSKSHTEAKPHKCPHCSKTFANSSYLAQHVRIHSGAKPYTCSYCQKAFRQLSHLQQHTRIHTKVHIVVSKPHKCPHCSKTFANSSYLTQHVRIHSGAKPYNCRYCQKAFRQLSHLQQHTRIHTGDRPYKCVHPGCDKAFTQLSNLQSHRRQHNKDKPFKCHNCHRAYTDSSSLEVHLSTHTVKHAKVYTCSICSRAYTSETYLMKHMRKHNAPDASQPPPTQVLTSQAHFTPVSQAPTSDGPQCSFDMSPFKTDHHKDLCLTVATSTIQVEHLASS
- the ZNF384 gene encoding zinc finger protein 384 isoform X4 → MEESHFNSSYFWPAVPTVSGQIDNSMFLNKVKEQLIQEKGCNLGTHYPTLLTVPTSMSLPAGISVDGDNKVEIHGIPHSQASVTQNITVLPVPTTGLMTATGLVITSPSGSLVTTPSSSGQTFPISAPSTMIVSTLPGSQALQVVSELTKAKIPEMGILGIQRSGRGRKKKRIPEPTLPELHDPYDLSNEDDEDHHKDGKTYRCRMCAITFYSKSEMQIHSKSHTEAKPHKCPHCSKTFANSSYLAQHVRIHSGAKPYTCSYCQKAFRQLSHLQQHTRIHTKVHSAVSKPHKCPYCSKSFANRSYLTQHVRIHSGAKPYSCRYCLKAFRQLSHLQQHTRIHTKVHIVVSKPHKCPHCSKTFANSSYLTQHVRIHSGAKPYNCRYCQKAFRQLSHLQQHTRIHTGDRPYKCVHPGCDKAFTQLSNLQSHRRQHNKDKPFKCHNCHRAYTDSSSLEVHLSTHTVKHAKVYTCSICSRAYTSETYLMKHMRKHNAPDASQPPPTQVLTSQAHFTPVSQAPTSDGPQCSFDMSPFKTDHHKDLCLTVATSTIQVEHLASS
- the ZNF384 gene encoding zinc finger protein 384 isoform X8, with protein sequence MEESHFNSSYFWPAVPTVSGQQIDNSMFLNKVKEQLIQEKGCNLGTHYPTLLTVPTSMSLPAGISVDGDNKVEIHGIPHSQASVTQNITVLPVPTTGLMTATGLVITSPSGSLVTTPSSSGQTFPISAPSTMIVSTLPGSQALQVVSELTKAKIPEMGILGIQRSGRGRKKKRIPEPTLPELHDPYDLSNEDDEDHHKDGKTYRCRMCAITFYSKSEMQIHSKSHTEAKPHKCPHCSKTFANSSYLAQHVRIHSGAKPYTCSYCQKAFRQLSHLQQHTRIHTKVHSAVSKPHKCPYCSKSFANRSYLTQHVRIHSGAKPYSCRYCLKAFRQLSHLQQHTRIHTGDRPYKCVHPGCDKAFTQLSNLQSHRRQHNKDKPFKCHNCHRAYTDSSSLEVHLSTHTVKHAKVYTCSICSRAYTSETYLMKHMRKHNAPDASQPPPTQVLTSQAHFTPVSQAPTSDGPQCSFDMSPFKTDHHKDLCLTVATSTIQVEHLASS
- the ZNF384 gene encoding zinc finger protein 384 isoform X1 produces the protein MEESHFNSSYFWPAVPTVSGQQIDNSMFLNKVKEQLIQEKGCNLGTHYPTLLTVPTSMSLPAGISVDGDNKVEIHGIPHSQASVTQNITVLPVPTTGLMTATGLVITSPSGSLVTTPSSSGQTFPISAPSTMIVSTLPGSQALQVVSELTKAKIPEMGILGIQRSGRGRKKKRIPEPTLPELHDPYDLSNEDDEDHHKDGKTYRGPRGLPSSCIDRPCRMCAITFYSKSEMQIHSKSHTEAKPHKCPHCSKTFANSSYLAQHVRIHSGAKPYTCSYCQKAFRQLSHLQQHTRIHTKVHSAVSKPHKCPYCSKSFANRSYLTQHVRIHSGAKPYSCRYCLKAFRQLSHLQQHTRIHTKVHIVVSKPHKCPHCSKTFANSSYLTQHVRIHSGAKPYNCRYCQKAFRQLSHLQQHTRIHTGDRPYKCVHPGCDKAFTQLSNLQSHRRQHNKDKPFKCHNCHRAYTDSSSLEVHLSTHTVKHAKVYTCSICSRAYTSETYLMKHMRKHNAPDASQPPPTQVLTSQAHFTPVSQAPTSDGPQCSFDMSPFKTDHHKDLCLTVATSTIQVEHLASS
- the ZNF384 gene encoding zinc finger protein 384 isoform X5, encoding MEESHFNSSYFWPAVPTVSGQQIDNSMFLNKVKEQLIQEKGCNLGTHYPTLLTVPTSMSLPAGISVDGDNKVEIHGIPHSQASVTQNITVLPVPTTGLMTATGLVITSPSGSLVTTPSSSGQTFPISAPSTMIVSTLPGSQALQVVSELTKAKIPEMGILGIQRSGRGRKKKRIPEPTLPELHDPYDLSNEDDEDHHKDGKTYRGPRGLPSSCIDRPCRMCAITFYSKSEMQIHSKSHTEAKPHKCPHCSKTFANSSYLAQHVRIHSGAKPYTCSYCQKAFRQLSHLQQHTRIHTKVHIVVSKPHKCPHCSKTFANSSYLTQHVRIHSGAKPYNCRYCQKAFRQLSHLQQHTRIHTGDRPYKCVHPGCDKAFTQLSNLQSHRRQHNKDKPFKCHNCHRAYTDSSSLEVHLSTHTVKHAKVYTCSICSRAYTSETYLMKHMRKHNAPDASQPPPTQVLTSQAHFTPVSQAPTSDGPQCSFDMSPFKTDHHKDLCLTVATSTIQVEHLASS
- the ZNF384 gene encoding zinc finger protein 384 isoform X3, with translation MEESHFNSSYFWPAVPTVSGQQIDNSMFLNKVKEQLIQEKGCNLGTHYPTLLTVPTSMSLPAGISVDGDNKVEIHGIPHSQASVTQNITVLPVPTTGLMTATGLVITSPSGSLVTTPSSSGQTFPISAPSTMIVSTLPGSQALQVVSELTKAKIPEMGILGIQRSGRGRKKKRIPEPTLPELHDPYDLSNEDDEDHHKDGKTYRCRMCAITFYSKSEMQIHSKSHTEAKPHKCPHCSKTFANSSYLAQHVRIHSGAKPYTCSYCQKAFRQLSHLQQHTRIHTKVHSAVSKPHKCPYCSKSFANRSYLTQHVRIHSGAKPYSCRYCLKAFRQLSHLQQHTRIHTKVHIVVSKPHKCPHCSKTFANSSYLTQHVRIHSGAKPYNCRYCQKAFRQLSHLQQHTRIHTGDRPYKCVHPGCDKAFTQLSNLQSHRRQHNKDKPFKCHNCHRAYTDSSSLEVHLSTHTVKHAKVYTCSICSRAYTSETYLMKHMRKHNAPDASQPPPTQVLTSQAHFTPVSQAPTSDGPQCSFDMSPFKTDHHKDLCLTVATSTIQVEHLASS
- the ZNF384 gene encoding zinc finger protein 384 isoform X6, yielding MEESHFNSSYFWPAVPTVSGQQIDNSMFLNKVKEQLIQEKGCNLGTHYPTLLTVPTSMSLPAGISVDGDNKVEIHGIPHSQASVTQNITVLPVPTTGLMTATGLVITSPSGSLVTTPSSSGQTFPISAPSTMIVSTLPGSQALQVVSELTKAKIPEMGILGIQRSGRGRKKKRIPEPTLPELHDPYDLSNEDDEDHHKDGKTYRGPRGLPSSCIDRPCRMCAITFYSKSEMQIHSKSHTEAKPHKCPHCSKTFANSSYLAQHVRIHSGAKPYTCSYCQKAFRQLSHLQQHTRIHTKVHSAVSKPHKCPYCSKSFANRSYLTQHVRIHSGAKPYSCRYCLKAFRQLSHLQQHTRIHTGDRPYKCVHPGCDKAFTQLSNLQSHRRQHNKDKPFKCHNCHRAYTDSSSLEVHLSTHTVKHAKVYTCSICSRAYTSETYLMKHMRKHNAPDASQPPPTQVLTSQAHFTPVSQAPTSDGPQCSFDMSPFKTDHHKDLCLTVATSTIQVEHLASS